A single window of uncultured Pseudodesulfovibrio sp. DNA harbors:
- the rnc gene encoding ribonuclease III has product MDTDELQDCIHHRFGQVKFLEVALTHSSFANEQEVNQDNERLEFLGDAVLELCISEEGFKRYPRAAEGQLTRIRSQLVKEQSLAAIARDLNLDKYIRLGRGEELQGGRERDALLADALEAVLGAVFMDGGFEVAKRTILNIFEGEWPEQAMLPETKDYKSRLQEVAQERFRERPVYVLAGTSGPEHEKLFMVDVTLPEGEVFRGVGTSVKRAEQESARAALKFLSEE; this is encoded by the coding sequence ATGGATACTGATGAACTACAGGATTGTATCCACCATAGGTTTGGTCAAGTCAAGTTTCTGGAGGTAGCTCTCACGCACTCCTCGTTTGCCAACGAACAAGAGGTGAATCAGGACAATGAACGCCTGGAATTCCTGGGGGATGCAGTGCTTGAACTGTGTATTTCAGAGGAAGGCTTCAAGCGTTATCCCAGAGCTGCTGAGGGACAGTTGACCCGCATTCGTTCGCAATTGGTGAAAGAACAAAGTCTTGCAGCAATTGCCCGTGATCTCAATCTTGATAAGTACATACGATTGGGGCGCGGTGAAGAATTGCAAGGTGGTCGTGAACGGGACGCCTTATTGGCGGATGCCCTTGAGGCCGTGTTGGGAGCCGTATTTATGGACGGCGGGTTTGAGGTGGCTAAAAGAACCATCTTGAATATTTTTGAAGGAGAGTGGCCGGAACAAGCCATGTTGCCTGAGACCAAAGATTATAAGAGTCGGTTGCAGGAAGTGGCACAGGAACGTTTTCGGGAGCGTCCTGTATATGTATTGGCCGGAACCAGTGGTCCCGAACACGAAAAATTGTTTATGGTCGATGTGACGTTGCCCGAAGGTGAAGTTTTTCGCGGAGTAGGGACGAGCGTCAAGCGGGCGGAACAGGAATCAGCCCGAGCTGCATTGAAGTTTCTTTCCGAAGAATAA
- a CDS encoding DMT family transporter encodes MKETMTDGVAVDALSHSGVHFMGPRLLAPLCLAGAVLLWGTSFMATKTALTGFSPMVVIWLRMTIAALLVLFLFRRIPAPDYRKGDWKVLSFLCLMQPCLYFLFEGYAIALTTSAQAGMISALVPLMVMVGAWGILKESMSLRGVSGIVVSICGVIWLSFGGTPDETAPNPLLGNTLEVGAMVCVAIYMVVMKRLSARYSTWWLTSMQCVAGAFFFLPGAIVSGFGPLQEVSLSAWCAVGYLGFFVTLGAFGLYNMAMTFMPAGRAALAINMVSPVALVSGWLVLGESMSLMQLSACGIIGFGVWLGRRG; translated from the coding sequence ATGAAAGAGACGATGACTGATGGCGTGGCTGTGGATGCCTTGTCGCATTCCGGTGTTCACTTCATGGGGCCGCGTTTGCTTGCTCCATTGTGTCTGGCCGGAGCCGTTTTGCTTTGGGGAACATCGTTTATGGCGACCAAGACTGCTTTGACAGGGTTTTCTCCCATGGTCGTTATTTGGTTGCGTATGACTATCGCCGCGCTTCTGGTCTTATTTCTTTTTAGACGTATACCCGCGCCCGACTATCGAAAGGGAGACTGGAAGGTCCTATCCTTTCTGTGTCTGATGCAGCCCTGTCTGTATTTCTTGTTTGAGGGGTACGCCATCGCCCTGACAACATCTGCTCAAGCCGGTATGATTTCTGCCCTGGTGCCCTTGATGGTTATGGTCGGAGCGTGGGGCATCCTCAAGGAGTCCATGTCCTTGAGGGGAGTGTCGGGAATAGTGGTTTCCATATGCGGCGTGATTTGGTTGTCGTTTGGCGGGACACCCGATGAGACTGCCCCAAATCCACTTCTCGGAAATACACTTGAAGTCGGGGCCATGGTGTGCGTGGCTATTTATATGGTGGTCATGAAAAGATTGTCCGCACGATATTCTACATGGTGGCTGACGAGTATGCAGTGTGTGGCCGGCGCATTCTTTTTTTTGCCGGGAGCGATTGTGTCAGGCTTTGGCCCGTTGCAGGAAGTCTCTTTATCTGCATGGTGTGCAGTGGGATATCTTGGTTTTTTTGTCACCTTGGGGGCATTTGGCCTTTACAATATGGCCATGACATTTATGCCGGCAGGACGGGCTGCTCTGGCTATTAATATGGTCTCGCCTGTGGCTCTTGTGTCAGGCTGGCTTGTGCTTGGTGAATCCATGTCGTTGATGCAGTTGTCTGCGTGCGGGATTATCGGATTTGGTGTGTGGTTGGGGCGGAGGGGGTAG
- a CDS encoding flagellin, with the protein MSLVINHNLMAMNAQRNLSDHYGRLGVSTRRLSSGLRVGTAADDAAGLAIRELMRSEISSLHQGIRNASDAISLIQTADGALQVIDEKLIRMKELAMQASTGTYNSDQRLIIDSEYQAMSSEITRIANATDFNGIYLLNGNLSGNPAVDHDGTGLQSTGPLKIHFGTGNDCAEDYYYVAIQGSSASAFGLGQAAALDTNQTTWEAQNAGKAISTQGLAQAAMEAINNAIISKDKIRANLGSMQNRLENTITNLGIQAENLQAAESRISDVDVAQEMTEFVRNQILTQSAVAMLAQANSLPRMAMQLIGG; encoded by the coding sequence ATGTCTTTAGTCATTAACCACAACCTCATGGCGATGAACGCCCAGAGAAACCTGTCCGACCACTATGGTCGTCTGGGTGTCTCCACCAGGCGTTTGTCTTCCGGTCTGCGAGTCGGCACGGCTGCCGATGATGCTGCCGGGTTGGCAATTCGCGAGCTCATGCGCTCGGAAATCAGCTCACTGCACCAGGGCATTCGTAATGCATCTGATGCAATTTCGCTGATTCAGACCGCTGACGGCGCGCTGCAGGTCATCGATGAAAAGCTCATTCGCATGAAAGAGCTGGCCATGCAGGCATCCACGGGTACATACAACTCAGATCAGCGTCTGATCATTGACTCCGAGTATCAAGCAATGTCCTCGGAAATCACCCGTATCGCCAACGCAACTGATTTTAACGGAATTTATCTCCTGAACGGCAACCTTTCCGGTAACCCTGCTGTCGATCATGACGGTACAGGTTTACAGTCCACCGGCCCACTGAAGATTCACTTCGGTACCGGCAATGACTGCGCGGAAGACTATTACTATGTCGCCATTCAGGGTTCCAGTGCATCTGCATTCGGTTTGGGTCAGGCTGCGGCTCTCGACACAAATCAGACAACCTGGGAAGCACAGAATGCTGGTAAGGCCATCTCCACACAGGGACTGGCACAGGCAGCCATGGAAGCGATCAACAACGCGATCATTTCCAAGGACAAAATTCGTGCAAACCTCGGTTCCATGCAGAACCGTCTGGAAAACACCATCACCAACCTGGGTATCCAGGCCGAGAACCTGCAGGCTGCTGAATCTCGTATCTCCGACGTCGACGTGGCGCAGGAAATGACCGAGTTCGTCCGCAACCAGATTCTCACACAGTCCGCTGTCGCCATGCTGGCACAGGCCAACTCTCTGCCGAGAATGGCCATGCAGCTCATCGGCGGCTAG
- a CDS encoding isoaspartyl peptidase/L-asparaginase, producing the protein MQPRLIVHGGAWDIPDEFVDDHVAGVHQAVSKIYPMLADGISAMDAVEKAVNILEADPTFDAGRGAFLNACGDIELDAFIMDGKELDFGAVAAVANLLHPVSLARKVMTAKDFRILVGAGAMQYAQECGFTEIDPRELLTDRELAFYEQIKNDESFTPINAFSGKYPSDTVGAVAMDKNGNLACATSTGGTPRKHPGRVGDSPIIGSGGYADNELGAASSTGYGESILRVMLCKTACDFLRTDAPMTAAALSMEVLKNRGHGYGGVIMLSPDGQYGFAHNTPRMAFAYADDAGAPQANITM; encoded by the coding sequence ATGCAACCAAGACTTATAGTTCACGGCGGAGCCTGGGACATTCCCGACGAATTCGTCGACGACCATGTAGCGGGCGTACATCAGGCAGTCAGCAAGATATACCCCATGTTGGCAGACGGCATATCCGCTATGGATGCCGTGGAAAAAGCCGTCAACATCCTGGAAGCAGACCCCACATTCGACGCAGGACGAGGAGCATTCCTCAACGCATGCGGCGATATTGAACTCGACGCTTTCATTATGGATGGCAAGGAACTGGATTTTGGCGCAGTAGCTGCTGTTGCCAACCTTCTGCACCCGGTTTCTCTGGCACGCAAGGTCATGACGGCCAAGGATTTTCGTATTCTCGTCGGAGCTGGCGCCATGCAGTACGCACAGGAATGTGGCTTCACTGAAATCGACCCTCGCGAGTTGCTCACGGACCGGGAACTCGCCTTTTACGAACAAATAAAAAATGACGAATCTTTTACGCCCATCAATGCTTTCAGCGGTAAATATCCTTCGGATACCGTCGGAGCCGTTGCCATGGATAAAAATGGCAACTTGGCCTGCGCCACTTCCACGGGCGGAACCCCGCGCAAACATCCTGGCCGCGTGGGAGATTCCCCTATCATCGGGTCCGGCGGTTATGCGGACAACGAACTCGGCGCGGCCTCTTCCACAGGGTACGGCGAATCCATTCTCCGGGTCATGCTTTGCAAAACTGCCTGCGACTTTCTGCGCACAGACGCACCAATGACTGCAGCCGCTCTTTCTATGGAAGTGCTCAAAAATCGAGGACACGGATACGGCGGAGTCATCATGCTTTCCCCGGACGGCCAATACGGATTTGCCCACAATACACCGCGCATGGCCTTTGCCTATGCCGATGATGCAGGTGCGCCTCAGGCAAACATAACCATGTAA
- a CDS encoding phosphotransacetylase family protein, producing the protein MAGLYIGSTTGYSGKNMIVMGLGLRLQKEGFNVGYMKPVGAMPMEIDGKLGDEDAAFVQDVLGVTADPEMVTPVVVTQDFKVKAFTGKMDGLLDKIVEGYAAVSEEKDVTLVAGSGSMYSGKYCDTDAISVIKKLGIKTIIIDRFQKELKYDYLMVMKETLGDLMAGVILNDVPPNFMDEIDQLLAPSLESKGVKVLGVIPRDPLMGAIKVGDLADRLGGKIISAHNKSERVVESFLIGTMQVENFMTHFRKKKNSAIIVGGDRSDVQLVALEGDCPCLILTGNLYPNDIILTRSEVLETPIIMVREDTFTVAKKMDDILSRHKLRDAIKIKQGAELVASNIDFEFLKKELELK; encoded by the coding sequence ATGGCAGGTCTCTACATTGGATCAACAACGGGATACTCGGGCAAGAACATGATCGTAATGGGTCTTGGCCTGAGGCTACAGAAAGAAGGCTTCAACGTCGGTTACATGAAACCGGTAGGAGCCATGCCCATGGAGATCGACGGCAAACTCGGCGACGAGGATGCAGCATTCGTGCAGGATGTGCTCGGTGTTACGGCTGACCCCGAGATGGTCACTCCCGTAGTTGTCACTCAAGATTTTAAAGTCAAAGCCTTCACCGGCAAGATGGATGGCCTCCTCGACAAGATCGTGGAAGGCTACGCCGCCGTATCTGAAGAGAAGGACGTCACTCTGGTGGCCGGGTCCGGCTCCATGTACTCCGGTAAATATTGCGACACCGACGCAATTTCCGTCATCAAGAAACTCGGCATCAAGACCATAATCATCGACCGGTTCCAGAAGGAACTGAAATATGATTACCTTATGGTCATGAAAGAAACTCTGGGCGACCTGATGGCCGGTGTCATCCTCAATGATGTCCCGCCGAATTTCATGGATGAGATTGATCAGCTTCTGGCCCCCTCGCTTGAGTCCAAAGGCGTCAAAGTTCTCGGCGTAATCCCTCGTGACCCGCTTATGGGTGCCATCAAGGTAGGCGATCTGGCTGACCGTCTCGGCGGCAAGATTATCTCTGCGCACAACAAAAGTGAACGTGTTGTGGAATCATTTCTCATCGGCACCATGCAGGTGGAAAATTTCATGACGCATTTCCGCAAAAAGAAGAACTCCGCCATTATCGTGGGCGGTGATCGCTCGGATGTCCAACTCGTTGCACTCGAAGGCGATTGCCCTTGTCTGATCCTGACAGGCAATCTCTATCCCAACGACATCATCCTGACCCGCTCCGAAGTGTTGGAAACACCCATCATCATGGTCCGTGAAGACACCTTCACCGTAGCCAAGAAAATGGATGACATTCTGTCACGACACAAACTGCGTGATGCCATCAAAATCAAGCAAGGCGCAGAATTGGTCGCTAGCAATATCGATTTCGAGTTCTTGAAAAAAGAATTGGAACTGAAATAG
- a CDS encoding acetate--CoA ligase family protein translates to MQADAHLRSLFNPDSIAIIGVSRSSHKLGNVILSNLIAAGYKGTIFPVNPAGGEILGIPTFSDISEIPKPPDLGIIVLPREKVLPAMKKLAEANVSAICVITAGFRETGRDGFELEMEMAELARRKGITLLGPNTLGLINTAIGLDATIAQAKPAKGSIAFFSQSGALCSAILDWADGEDIGFSKFISLGNKAGISEADVLESLGEDPDTKVIIGYLESVDDGQKFLAKARAVTDKKPVIMIKAGTTQAGARATSSHTGSIAGSVVASTAAFKQAGIIQVESLESLFDLARAFAEQPLPEGPNLTVVTNSGGPGILAADACEGANLHLARPSTVTLEKLTKALPPFAAIYNPIDIIGDAKAERYRVTLEAVAQDTMTNAILVLLTPTASAEIEATAQVIIDVAQTCDKPIFASFMGDERIGPGRDMLLQAGIPCYGYPEPAIRAISAMHAHYQWKNRPYPVEVCFRRDKGRAERTIKKLLNQGISELPFSDAMNIALAYELPVPETRLVRTSDQAVRAAKKLGYPVALKLVSPHIPSRGDVDGVALDLATPREVRDAWLAITSRAQRKRPGAYIAGCLVQTMGPIKAREVVIRFTQDPQFGPLISFSLAGPSAEVLGDISYRLAPLTLQDVQDIVREIKSFPLLRGIRGEEPVNLAAIEDILLSMSQMATDFPEIREAELNPILVDAEGALVTDLRLTIG, encoded by the coding sequence ATGCAAGCAGACGCACATCTTCGCTCTCTATTCAATCCGGACTCCATCGCCATCATTGGCGTATCAAGGAGTTCGCATAAGCTCGGCAACGTCATTTTGTCCAATTTGATTGCCGCAGGGTACAAGGGTACAATCTTCCCCGTCAATCCCGCAGGGGGAGAAATTCTCGGCATTCCGACTTTTTCTGACATTTCTGAGATTCCCAAGCCACCGGACCTCGGCATTATTGTCCTACCACGTGAAAAAGTCCTGCCCGCCATGAAAAAATTGGCCGAGGCCAATGTCAGTGCCATCTGCGTCATCACAGCCGGATTTCGCGAAACCGGCAGGGACGGCTTTGAACTTGAAATGGAAATGGCCGAATTGGCCCGACGCAAAGGTATTACCCTGCTCGGTCCCAACACGCTGGGACTCATCAACACGGCTATTGGCTTGGATGCAACCATTGCGCAGGCCAAACCGGCCAAAGGGTCCATCGCCTTCTTTTCACAAAGCGGAGCACTCTGTTCGGCCATCCTCGACTGGGCTGACGGCGAAGACATCGGATTTTCCAAATTCATCTCGCTTGGCAACAAAGCCGGCATATCCGAAGCGGATGTTCTGGAATCACTCGGAGAAGACCCTGACACCAAAGTCATCATCGGTTATTTGGAATCTGTCGATGATGGACAGAAATTTCTAGCAAAAGCCCGTGCTGTTACAGACAAAAAGCCGGTCATCATGATCAAGGCAGGCACCACTCAGGCTGGTGCACGAGCTACATCCAGCCACACCGGCTCCATTGCAGGGTCTGTAGTCGCTTCCACCGCAGCGTTCAAACAGGCAGGCATTATTCAGGTAGAAAGTCTGGAATCCCTGTTTGATCTGGCACGAGCCTTTGCCGAACAACCGCTGCCCGAAGGCCCGAACCTGACAGTCGTCACCAACTCAGGTGGCCCCGGCATTCTGGCCGCTGATGCCTGTGAGGGGGCAAACTTACATTTGGCACGGCCATCCACAGTTACTTTGGAGAAACTCACCAAAGCCCTGCCCCCCTTTGCCGCTATCTACAATCCCATTGATATCATCGGGGATGCAAAGGCTGAACGATATCGCGTCACTTTGGAGGCCGTCGCTCAAGATACAATGACCAACGCCATACTGGTCCTGTTGACTCCCACCGCGTCTGCTGAAATCGAAGCAACGGCACAAGTCATTATTGATGTAGCACAAACATGCGACAAACCAATTTTCGCAAGCTTCATGGGCGATGAACGCATTGGCCCAGGTCGAGACATGTTGTTACAGGCGGGTATTCCCTGTTATGGTTACCCGGAACCAGCCATCCGAGCCATTTCCGCGATGCACGCCCACTATCAATGGAAAAACCGTCCGTACCCGGTCGAAGTCTGTTTCCGACGCGACAAGGGACGAGCCGAGCGAACCATCAAGAAGTTGTTGAATCAGGGGATTTCAGAACTGCCTTTTTCCGATGCCATGAACATCGCCTTGGCCTATGAACTCCCTGTCCCTGAGACACGTCTGGTTCGTACCAGCGATCAAGCTGTCCGAGCTGCTAAAAAATTGGGTTACCCGGTTGCACTCAAATTGGTTTCTCCGCATATCCCCAGTCGTGGCGATGTGGATGGTGTGGCCTTGGATTTGGCGACACCCCGAGAAGTACGCGACGCTTGGCTCGCCATAACATCCCGAGCCCAACGCAAACGCCCCGGCGCCTATATCGCAGGATGTCTTGTCCAGACCATGGGACCGATCAAGGCCCGCGAGGTTGTGATCCGGTTCACACAGGACCCTCAATTCGGCCCGTTGATTTCCTTTAGTCTGGCAGGTCCGTCGGCCGAAGTACTCGGAGACATCAGCTATCGACTGGCTCCACTGACTTTGCAGGATGTTCAGGATATCGTCCGTGAAATCAAATCTTTTCCCCTGCTTCGAGGTATTCGGGGAGAAGAACCGGTCAATCTGGCGGCCATAGAAGATATTTTACTGTCCATGTCGCAGATGGCGACGGACTTTCCAGAAATTCGAGAAGCTGAACTCAACCCGATTCTAGTGGATGCCGAAGGTGCGCTTGTTACAGACCTGCGCTTGACCATCGGCTGA
- a CDS encoding AraC family transcriptional regulator encodes MGKTPTNTDVRFWRDPDLPGVEARYSSYNEDAFRKHTHAAYSIGIIETGKTTFTLNGEAFHAGAGQLVLIEPEVVHVCNPDLDSRMTYRMFYVESSWLETVGAEMFGREIGPPSFPLPVVDDPGLVAHWQDLHEVVSNGGDRLEKESLLVEGLADLLLRYAECGEVQVSTGQGDAILAVKRHLAENLAEKVSLDALSKVAHVSRYHLLRTFQASVGLSPHAYQNQLRVDLGKKLLAENLSISHVAVEAGFVDQSHFSRVFKQYTGATPQQYQAGVGDRR; translated from the coding sequence ATGGGCAAGACTCCAACAAATACAGATGTGCGGTTTTGGCGCGACCCGGACTTACCCGGTGTAGAAGCTCGTTATTCCAGTTATAACGAAGACGCTTTTCGAAAGCATACTCACGCGGCCTATTCAATAGGAATCATCGAGACAGGGAAAACAACATTTACTCTTAACGGCGAAGCTTTTCATGCTGGCGCCGGTCAACTGGTTTTGATCGAACCGGAAGTTGTTCACGTCTGCAACCCTGATTTGGACTCCCGCATGACCTATCGGATGTTTTATGTGGAATCCTCGTGGCTGGAAACAGTGGGGGCAGAGATGTTTGGTCGGGAGATAGGGCCTCCGTCATTTCCCCTGCCGGTTGTGGATGATCCGGGATTGGTTGCGCATTGGCAGGATCTGCATGAGGTGGTCTCGAACGGTGGTGACCGCCTTGAGAAGGAGTCCTTGCTGGTGGAAGGACTTGCAGATTTGTTGTTAAGATATGCTGAATGTGGAGAAGTTCAGGTTTCTACTGGTCAAGGTGATGCAATCTTAGCCGTCAAGCGCCATCTGGCAGAGAATTTGGCCGAGAAGGTCAGTCTGGATGCGTTGTCAAAAGTCGCGCATGTGAGTCGTTATCATTTGCTCAGGACGTTTCAGGCTTCTGTGGGGTTATCGCCACATGCATATCAGAACCAGCTTCGGGTTGATCTGGGTAAGAAGCTTTTGGCGGAAAATCTTTCTATCAGCCATGTCGCTGTTGAGGCGGGATTTGTGGATCAGAGTCATTTTTCCCGAGTGTTCAAGCAGTATACGGGAGCCACTCCCCAACAATATCAGGCCGGGGTCGGAGACCGCCGCTGA